A region from the Bacteroidota bacterium genome encodes:
- a CDS encoding geranylgeranylglycerol-phosphate geranylgeranyltransferase — MPNILIIVFTQVLAGICLYPLGIELLYHSHFWLIVLSTLLTAAAGYIINDYLDVNIDEINKPDRVIIGTSIKRKHAILIHISISVLAVLSMAVVSYKLAVLVLVIGLLLIKYSSTFKKQVLIGNIFVSVFCSMTIFILYLWNSTINFNHVIAYSVFAFITTLNREIIKDTEDIKGDRMQQCKTFPVVYGINKTKNLLYTLNAVILTASIIYFYQLFERHEYQYDNVDYIAFIYALLFIIAPMFYMIFKLILARKVSEFGYLSKLNKLIMLSGILSLLFLIL; from the coding sequence TTGCCAAATATTCTAATCATTGTGTTCACACAAGTATTGGCTGGTATATGCCTATATCCATTGGGTATTGAATTATTATATCATTCTCATTTTTGGCTTATCGTACTTTCTACCTTGCTCACGGCGGCTGCAGGCTATATTATTAATGACTATTTGGATGTAAATATTGATGAAATAAATAAACCTGATAGGGTAATTATTGGAACGAGCATCAAACGCAAACATGCTATATTGATTCATATATCTATAAGTGTACTTGCTGTGTTAAGCATGGCCGTAGTATCTTATAAGCTAGCAGTTTTGGTATTGGTTATCGGTTTATTACTCATCAAATATTCCTCAACTTTTAAAAAGCAAGTGCTAATAGGAAATATATTTGTTTCTGTATTTTGCAGCATGACCATTTTTATATTATATCTTTGGAATTCTACTATCAATTTTAACCATGTAATTGCATATTCTGTATTTGCATTTATCACTACCTTGAACCGAGAAATTATTAAAGACACAGAAGACATTAAAGGTGATAGGATGCAGCAATGCAAGACCTTTCCAGTAGTTTATGGAATCAACAAAACGAAAAATTTACTATATACCCTTAACGCTGTTATACTAACCGCAAGTATTATATATTTTTACCAACTCTTCGAGCGGCATGAATACCAATATGACAATGTGGATTATATAGCATTTATATATGCTCTCCTCTTTATTATAGCTCCCATGTTCTATATGATATTCAAATTAATTTTGGCCCGTAAAGTGAGTGAATTTGGATATCTCAGCAAATTGAACAAACTGATTATGCTGAGCGGGATTTTGAGTTTGTTGTTTTTAATCCTATAA
- a CDS encoding Maf family nucleotide pyrophosphatase: MQIILASKSPRRQELVSKLAYPVIIDPIDADESFPDNLKAGEIASYLSKKKSDHYHKTINAGDVLLTCDTIVWINNEVMNKPENIEEARQMLQILSGEMHEVYTGVTLKTEKQTITFAEKTEVYFKPLSEVEIDHYINTFKPFDKAGAYGIQEWIGYIGVEKIVGCYYNVMGLPLSRVYGELRRL; the protein is encoded by the coding sequence ATGCAAATTATTTTAGCATCCAAATCACCACGCAGGCAGGAATTGGTTTCCAAACTTGCTTACCCAGTTATTATAGACCCTATTGATGCCGATGAATCATTTCCCGACAATTTGAAAGCTGGAGAAATCGCCAGTTACCTATCCAAAAAAAAATCTGACCACTATCATAAAACTATAAATGCTGGCGATGTATTGCTGACTTGCGATACTATAGTTTGGATAAACAATGAAGTGATGAACAAGCCCGAAAACATAGAAGAGGCTAGGCAAATGCTGCAAATCCTCAGCGGAGAAATGCATGAAGTATATACAGGTGTAACGCTAAAAACTGAAAAGCAAACTATAACTTTTGCAGAAAAAACAGAAGTATATTTTAAACCCTTAAGCGAGGTAGAAATTGACCATTATATAAACACCTTCAAACCTTTTGACAAGGCCGGTGCTTATGGAATACAAGAATGGATAGGATATATAGGTGTTGAGAAAATTGTCGGATGTTATTATAATGTAATGGGCTTGCCTTTGAGCAGGGTTTATGGGGAGT